A genomic region of Vitreoscilla filiformis contains the following coding sequences:
- the tkt gene encoding transketolase — protein MANAIRALTMDAVQQANSGHPGAPMGMADMAQALWSRHLKHNPAAPKWFDRDRFVLSNGHGSMLIYALLHLTGYDLSIDDLKAFRQLHSKTPGHPEVDVTPGVETTTGPLGQGITNAVGFALAEKLLAAEFNRDGHTVVDHRTYVFMGDGCLMEGVSHEAVALAGAWKLNKLIALYDDNGISIDGNVAPWFVDNTPQRFEACGWNVIGPVDGHDVNAVDAAIAQAKTSADKPTLIVCKTAIGKGSPNRAGTAKAHGEPLGGAEIALTREALGWTAEPFVIPADVKAAWDATAAGAAVQAEWDGRFAAYAAAFPELAAEFTRRMNGELPANFAEIAVEAVGGAHDKAETVASRKASQIALEVFTAKLPELLGGSADLTGSNLTNTKSTPALRVDATGTPVRNEAGQLGRHINYGVREFGMAAIMNGVALHGGYIPYGGTFLTFSDYSRNAIRMAALMKQRVIHVFTHDSIGLGEDGPTHQSVEHAACLRLIPGLDVWRPADTCETAVAWSMALANKNRPSALLLSRQNLPYLAKDDADVITKGAYVLAEPEKAGLKKKAKAVIIATGSEVQLALKAQALLAAEQIPVRVVSMPSTTVFDRQDVEYKTEVLPAKLPRVAIEAGVTDFWWKYRCDAVIGLDRYGESAPAGVLFDLFHFTADNLAATVKKVLAK, from the coding sequence ATGGCCAACGCCATCCGTGCGTTGACCATGGACGCCGTCCAGCAAGCCAACTCCGGCCACCCTGGCGCCCCCATGGGCATGGCCGACATGGCCCAAGCGCTGTGGAGTCGTCACCTCAAGCACAACCCGGCTGCGCCGAAGTGGTTTGACCGCGACCGCTTCGTGCTGTCCAACGGCCACGGCTCGATGCTGATTTACGCCCTGCTGCACCTCACCGGCTACGACCTCAGCATCGACGATCTGAAGGCCTTCCGCCAACTGCACAGCAAAACCCCAGGTCACCCCGAAGTGGACGTGACCCCCGGCGTGGAAACCACCACCGGCCCGCTGGGTCAAGGCATCACCAATGCCGTGGGTTTCGCGTTGGCCGAAAAGCTGCTGGCCGCTGAATTCAACCGCGATGGCCACACCGTGGTGGATCACCGCACCTACGTTTTCATGGGCGACGGCTGCCTGATGGAAGGCGTGAGCCACGAAGCTGTGGCCCTGGCCGGCGCGTGGAAGCTGAACAAGCTGATCGCCTTGTACGACGACAACGGCATCTCGATCGACGGCAACGTCGCGCCTTGGTTCGTGGACAACACCCCGCAGCGCTTCGAAGCCTGCGGCTGGAACGTCATCGGCCCGGTGGATGGCCACGATGTGAACGCGGTGGACGCGGCCATCGCCCAAGCCAAGACTTCGGCAGACAAGCCCACGCTGATCGTCTGCAAGACGGCCATCGGCAAAGGCTCGCCGAATCGCGCTGGCACCGCCAAGGCCCACGGCGAACCGCTGGGCGGCGCTGAAATCGCCCTCACCCGCGAAGCCCTGGGCTGGACGGCTGAGCCCTTCGTCATCCCCGCTGATGTGAAGGCCGCGTGGGACGCCACCGCCGCCGGCGCCGCCGTGCAAGCCGAGTGGGATGGCCGCTTCGCTGCCTACGCCGCTGCCTTCCCCGAGCTGGCTGCCGAGTTCACCCGCCGCATGAATGGCGAACTGCCGGCCAACTTCGCCGAAATCGCCGTGGAAGCCGTGGGCGGCGCCCACGACAAGGCCGAAACCGTCGCCAGCCGCAAGGCCAGCCAAATTGCGCTGGAAGTCTTCACCGCCAAGCTGCCCGAGCTGCTGGGCGGTTCAGCCGACCTGACCGGCTCCAACCTCACCAACACCAAGAGCACGCCCGCGCTGCGTGTTGACGCCACCGGCACCCCGGTGCGCAACGAAGCCGGCCAACTGGGCCGCCACATCAACTACGGTGTGCGTGAGTTCGGCATGGCGGCCATCATGAACGGCGTGGCGCTGCACGGCGGTTACATCCCCTACGGCGGCACCTTCCTGACGTTCAGCGACTACAGCCGCAACGCCATCCGCATGGCCGCGTTGATGAAGCAGCGCGTGATCCACGTCTTCACGCACGACTCCATCGGCCTGGGCGAAGACGGCCCGACGCACCAATCGGTCGAACACGCCGCTTGCTTGCGCCTCATCCCCGGCCTGGACGTGTGGCGCCCCGCTGACACCTGCGAAACCGCCGTGGCGTGGAGCATGGCACTGGCCAACAAGAACCGCCCGAGCGCGCTGTTGCTGTCGCGTCAAAACCTGCCGTACCTGGCCAAGGACGACGCCGACGTCATCACCAAGGGCGCTTACGTGCTGGCCGAACCGGAAAAAGCCGGCCTGAAGAAGAAGGCCAAGGCGGTCATCATTGCCACCGGCTCGGAAGTGCAGCTCGCGCTCAAGGCCCAGGCGCTGCTGGCAGCCGAGCAAATTCCGGTGCGCGTGGTGTCCATGCCCTCGACCACGGTGTTTGACCGCCAAGATGTCGAGTACAAAACCGAGGTGCTGCCGGCCAAGCTGCCGCGTGTGGCCATCGAAGCCGGCGTGACCGACTTCTGGTGGAAGTACCGCTGCGATGCCGTGATCGGCCTGGATCGCTATGGCGAATCTGCCCCAGCCGGCGTGTTGTTCGACCTGTTCCACTTCACCGCCGATAACCTGGCGGCCACGGTGAAGAAGGTGCTGGCCAAGTAA
- a CDS encoding S-adenosylmethionine decarboxylase family protein: MHGLHLTADLRGCPATQPVMVSPDALGALCRTAVAAAGLQAVGELFHGFSVRAGQHGPSGVTGVVLLAESHVAVHTWPELGAVTLDVYVCNVGQNNEARARQLLADLCTAFAPTHAHTQALQRGQLGVDASQALTARGCLSCANLAAPSKGAP, translated from the coding sequence ATGCATGGCCTGCACTTGACCGCCGATCTCCGTGGCTGCCCCGCGACACAGCCCGTCATGGTGTCGCCCGACGCGCTGGGGGCGCTGTGTCGCACCGCTGTGGCCGCAGCGGGTTTGCAGGCTGTGGGCGAGCTGTTCCACGGTTTTTCTGTGCGAGCTGGGCAGCACGGGCCATCGGGAGTGACGGGGGTGGTGCTGCTGGCCGAATCCCATGTGGCGGTTCACACATGGCCCGAGTTGGGCGCGGTGACGCTGGACGTCTACGTTTGCAACGTGGGGCAGAACAACGAAGCGCGGGCCCGCCAGTTGCTGGCCGACTTGTGTACTGCCTTCGCCCCGACCCATGCTCACACCCAAGCCCTGCAACGTGGCCAACTGGGCGTTGACGCCAGTCAAGCCCTTACAGCGAGGGGCTGTCTATCTTGCGCGAACCTTGCTGCCCCTTCCAAAGGAGCCCCCTGA
- a CDS encoding hemerythrin domain-containing protein — protein MRPLAYTVIRDEHNALAAILRSLPQLLEHARRAEQLPDFGLLRAMLFYIDEFPERLHHTKESRLLFPKLRQRVPGLVEILARLDAEHAKGETAIRHLEHLLLAFEVMGEARREAFEVGVSRYVEFYLTHMGIEEQTLLPAALAHFSAEDWDELNQAFAQNRDPLAGHGSLTDYAPVFSRIVNLAPAPIGLGAAA, from the coding sequence ATGCGACCGCTTGCCTACACCGTCATCCGTGACGAACACAACGCCCTGGCGGCCATCTTGCGTTCGCTGCCGCAGTTGTTGGAACACGCCCGCCGCGCCGAGCAGTTGCCCGACTTTGGCCTGCTGCGCGCCATGCTGTTCTACATCGACGAATTTCCGGAGCGCCTGCACCACACCAAGGAGTCGCGCTTGTTGTTTCCCAAGTTGCGCCAGCGCGTGCCGGGCTTGGTGGAAATTTTGGCGCGTCTGGATGCCGAACACGCCAAGGGTGAAACCGCGATCCGCCACTTGGAGCACCTGCTTTTGGCCTTCGAGGTCATGGGCGAAGCGCGGCGGGAAGCGTTTGAGGTCGGCGTGTCGCGCTACGTGGAGTTTTACTTGACGCACATGGGCATCGAAGAACAAACCCTGCTGCCGGCGGCCCTGGCCCACTTCAGCGCCGAGGATTGGGACGAGCTGAACCAAGCGTTCGCCCAGAACCGTGATCCGCTGGCCGGCCACGGTTCGCTGACGGATTACGCTCCGGTGTTCAGCCGCATCGTCAACTTGGCGCCGGCACCCATCGGGCTGGGAGCGGCAGCGTGA
- the murU gene encoding N-acetylmuramate alpha-1-phosphate uridylyltransferase MurU produces the protein MTQPPRALILAAGRGERMRPLTDACPKPLLTVRGKPLIVYHLEALAAAGVQDVVINTAWLEEQFPAALGDGQRWGLRLHYSMEQRDHGGALETAGGIAKALPQLAPDGVSPFWVVSGDVFLPGFDFPAAAVAAFAARARLGQLWLVPNAPHHPQGDFGLSDEGLALREAPEKLTWASVGLFRPALFADVPVGTRLALRPKLDEALAAGRLGAQRWAGAWTDVGTVERLAGLQ, from the coding sequence GTGACGCAGCCGCCCCGCGCACTGATCCTGGCCGCTGGTCGCGGCGAGCGCATGCGCCCGCTCACCGACGCCTGCCCCAAACCGCTGCTGACGGTGCGTGGCAAACCGCTCATCGTGTATCACTTGGAAGCGCTGGCCGCAGCGGGCGTGCAGGATGTGGTGATCAACACCGCTTGGCTGGAAGAACAATTCCCCGCTGCGCTGGGCGACGGCCAACGCTGGGGGCTGCGCCTGCACTACAGCATGGAGCAGCGGGATCATGGCGGTGCGCTGGAAACTGCCGGTGGCATCGCCAAAGCCCTGCCGCAACTGGCACCGGACGGCGTCAGCCCGTTTTGGGTGGTGTCCGGGGACGTGTTTTTGCCTGGTTTTGATTTCCCGGCGGCAGCGGTGGCAGCGTTTGCGGCCCGTGCGCGGCTGGGGCAACTGTGGCTGGTGCCGAATGCGCCACACCATCCGCAAGGGGACTTTGGCCTCAGCGACGAGGGCTTGGCCTTGCGTGAAGCGCCCGAGAAACTGACGTGGGCGAGCGTCGGGTTGTTTCGCCCGGCGCTGTTTGCCGATGTGCCCGTTGGCACCCGCTTGGCGCTGCGTCCCAAGCTGGACGAGGCGCTGGCCGCTGGGCGACTCGGCGCCCAACGCTGGGCCGGCGCGTGGACGGATGTGGGGACTGTGGAGCGCCTGGCCGGCCTTCAATGA
- a CDS encoding DUF6036 family nucleotidyltransferase yields MSTPRFASFSAAIFALLGQLGDVLKARGTPVHSVRAYIFGGCAVHLYAASRVSSDLDVDLLTAVVPRRDLHAAKAQVGYVLVQSDAEDAPDLLEFDLTYNATLGPLHEDFESRATELERLEGSPLVVFLPAREDLALTKLGRLSEADVADILTLMDFPGASWDFLLKLTQDVEQYHVGRPGDLLSKLGYVRKYHAGLS; encoded by the coding sequence ATGAGCACGCCACGGTTTGCATCATTTTCCGCCGCTATTTTCGCGTTGCTAGGACAGTTGGGCGACGTGCTGAAAGCTCGCGGAACGCCGGTGCATTCGGTGCGTGCGTACATTTTCGGGGGCTGTGCGGTTCACCTCTACGCAGCCTCTCGCGTGAGCAGTGATTTGGATGTCGATCTGCTCACGGCAGTGGTGCCTCGGCGCGATTTACATGCAGCCAAAGCACAGGTTGGCTACGTCTTGGTGCAATCGGATGCCGAGGATGCGCCAGATTTGCTGGAATTCGATCTGACTTACAACGCGACGCTGGGGCCTTTGCATGAGGATTTCGAATCCCGTGCGACAGAGCTTGAGCGTCTGGAAGGTTCACCGCTGGTCGTTTTTTTGCCCGCACGCGAAGATTTGGCCCTGACCAAATTGGGTCGTTTGTCAGAGGCGGACGTTGCTGACATCTTGACCTTGATGGACTTTCCGGGGGCATCCTGGGATTTTCTCCTCAAGTTGACGCAAGATGTCGAGCAGTATCACGTCGGGCGCCCCGGTGATCTGCTTTCAAAACTGGGGTACGTCCGCAAGTACCACGCGGGGTTGTCATGA
- the gpmA gene encoding 2,3-diphosphoglycerate-dependent phosphoglycerate mutase, translated as MYKLVLIRHGESTWNLENRFTGWTDVELTDTGVAQARAAGALLKAEGYEFDVAYTSVLKRAVHTLNHCLDTMDRDWLPVVKDWRLNERHYGGLQGLNKADMAKQYGDAQVLVWRRSYDTPPPALEATDPRGQRQDVRYAKLNPDQVPLTECLKDTVARVIPAWNDALAPAIKSGQRVLIAAHGNSIRALIKFLDNIGDDAIVGVNIPNGIPLVYELDADLKPIKSYYLGDAEAAAKAAAAVANQGKA; from the coding sequence ATGTACAAGCTCGTGCTGATCCGCCACGGCGAATCGACCTGGAATCTGGAAAACCGTTTCACTGGCTGGACGGATGTCGAACTGACCGACACCGGCGTGGCCCAAGCCCGCGCCGCTGGTGCGTTGCTCAAGGCCGAAGGCTATGAGTTCGACGTGGCCTACACCTCGGTGCTGAAGCGCGCCGTTCACACCCTGAACCACTGCCTGGACACGATGGATCGGGATTGGCTGCCGGTGGTGAAAGATTGGCGCCTGAACGAACGTCACTACGGTGGCCTGCAAGGCTTGAACAAGGCCGACATGGCCAAGCAGTACGGCGACGCCCAGGTGCTGGTCTGGCGCCGCAGCTACGACACCCCGCCGCCCGCCCTGGAAGCGACCGACCCGCGTGGCCAACGCCAAGACGTGCGTTACGCCAAGCTCAACCCGGATCAAGTGCCGCTGACCGAGTGCCTGAAGGACACCGTGGCCCGCGTCATCCCCGCGTGGAATGACGCGCTGGCGCCGGCGATCAAGAGCGGCCAACGTGTGCTGATTGCCGCGCATGGCAACTCCATCCGTGCCCTGATCAAGTTCTTGGACAACATCGGTGACGATGCCATCGTTGGCGTGAACATCCCGAACGGCATTCCGCTGGTGTACGAGCTGGACGCCGATCTGAAGCCGATCAAGAGCTATTACCTGGGCGACGCCGAAGCAGCGGCCAAGGCTGCGGCGGCGGTGGCGAATCAGGGTAAGGCCTGA
- a CDS encoding rhodanese-like domain-containing protein has translation MNFLLENWPLVTMAVVSGGLLLRPLLQGGSGEGVPPSEAVRLMNREKAVVIDVCEPDEFAAGHIGNARNLPLGSLDGAKGLPGNKQLPLVIVCAAGVRAARGAKVLRDKGYENVHVLAGGMRAWREANLPVESSKAA, from the coding sequence GTGAACTTCTTGCTTGAAAACTGGCCTTTGGTGACGATGGCCGTGGTGTCCGGAGGGCTGCTGCTGCGGCCCTTGCTGCAAGGTGGCAGCGGCGAGGGCGTGCCGCCCAGCGAGGCCGTGCGCCTCATGAACCGCGAAAAAGCCGTGGTGATCGATGTGTGTGAACCGGATGAGTTCGCCGCTGGCCACATCGGCAACGCCCGCAACCTGCCGCTGGGTTCGTTGGACGGCGCCAAGGGGTTGCCGGGTAACAAACAACTGCCGTTGGTGATCGTCTGTGCGGCGGGCGTGCGGGCGGCGCGTGGCGCCAAAGTGCTGCGCGACAAGGGTTATGAGAACGTCCACGTGTTGGCCGGCGGCATGCGGGCTTGGCGTGAAGCCAATTTGCCCGTCGAATCCAGCAAAGCTGCTTGA
- the grxC gene encoding glutaredoxin 3: protein MNKVLMYTTQVCPYCIRAKALLKQRGVSEIQEIRVDLDPVAKGHMMEITGRRTVPQIFIGDTHVGGCDDLVALDQRGGLLPLLNA, encoded by the coding sequence ATGAACAAGGTGCTGATGTACACCACCCAGGTCTGCCCCTACTGCATCCGCGCCAAGGCGCTGCTCAAGCAGCGCGGCGTGAGCGAAATCCAAGAAATCCGCGTGGATCTCGATCCGGTGGCCAAGGGTCACATGATGGAGATCACTGGCCGCCGCACCGTGCCGCAGATTTTCATCGGCGACACCCACGTTGGCGGCTGCGACGACTTGGTCGCGCTCGATCAACGCGGCGGCTTGCTGCCCTTGCTCAACGCCTGA
- the secB gene encoding protein-export chaperone SecB yields MADQDLTPVFQIQRMYLKDMSLEQPNSPQILLEQQQPQVDIQLGLSGEAIADGVYESCVTATVTTKIGDRTLFLIEAKQAGIFEIRNLPQEQVEGILNVVCPQMIYPYLRAVVSDVCTRAGFPPILLTEVNFQAMYESRMQQAANGLAA; encoded by the coding sequence ATGGCCGATCAAGACCTGACCCCTGTGTTCCAGATTCAGCGCATGTACCTGAAGGACATGTCGCTGGAGCAACCCAACTCGCCGCAAATCCTGCTGGAACAGCAACAACCGCAGGTGGACATCCAGCTCGGCCTGAGCGGTGAAGCCATTGCGGATGGCGTGTACGAATCGTGCGTCACGGCCACCGTCACCACCAAGATCGGCGACCGCACCCTGTTCCTGATCGAAGCCAAGCAAGCCGGCATTTTCGAGATCCGCAACCTGCCGCAAGAGCAGGTCGAAGGCATCCTGAACGTGGTGTGCCCGCAGATGATTTACCCGTATCTGCGCGCCGTGGTGTCGGACGTCTGCACCCGCGCTGGCTTCCCGCCGATCCTGCTGACGGAAGTCAACTTCCAAGCCATGTACGAATCGCGCATGCAACAAGCCGCCAACGGCTTGGCTGCCTGA
- a CDS encoding NAD(P)H-dependent glycerol-3-phosphate dehydrogenase: MRITVLGAGAWGTALAMAAARHHPVQLWARDAAQAAHMQAVRSNPRYLPDLAWPAPLTATPDWDAAMRHASHDDGLFIIGTPMAALRATLAALPTHARVFWLCKGFEAGTGLLGHEIAAQVLPHGRVGVLSGPSFAQEVATGQPTALVASSFDAELTRLAVTALHSDALRIYTSDDPVGVAVGGAVKNVLAIATGISDGLNLGLNARAALITRGLAEMSRLGVAMGARLDTFMGLTGLGDLVLTATGDLSRNRRVGLLLAEGLALPDVLARLGHVAEGVYSAKTVAQRAAALGVDMPLTAAVNAVLDGRETPRQAVERLMRRDARAEATQTRSAATPQTPPPPPHC, from the coding sequence ATGCGAATCACGGTATTGGGTGCCGGCGCCTGGGGCACAGCACTGGCCATGGCGGCTGCCCGCCATCACCCTGTGCAGCTCTGGGCACGCGACGCGGCCCAAGCGGCGCACATGCAGGCCGTCCGCAGCAACCCGCGTTACTTGCCCGACCTCGCCTGGCCGGCGCCACTCACCGCCACCCCTGACTGGGACGCGGCCATGCGCCACGCCAGTCACGACGATGGGCTGTTCATCATCGGCACGCCGATGGCCGCCTTGCGCGCCACGCTGGCCGCTTTGCCGACGCACGCCCGGGTCTTCTGGCTGTGCAAAGGGTTTGAAGCGGGCACGGGCTTGCTGGGGCATGAAATCGCCGCGCAGGTGCTGCCGCATGGGCGGGTGGGTGTGCTGTCCGGGCCGAGTTTTGCGCAGGAAGTGGCCACCGGGCAGCCGACTGCGCTGGTGGCTTCCAGCTTCGATGCCGAACTCACCCGCCTGGCGGTGACGGCCTTGCACAGCGACGCGCTGCGCATCTACACCTCGGACGATCCCGTGGGCGTCGCAGTCGGTGGGGCGGTGAAAAACGTGCTGGCCATCGCCACGGGCATCTCCGATGGGCTGAATCTGGGGTTGAACGCCCGGGCGGCGCTCATCACACGGGGGTTGGCGGAAATGTCGCGCCTGGGCGTGGCGATGGGCGCCCGGCTCGACACCTTCATGGGCCTGACCGGGCTCGGAGATTTGGTGTTGACCGCCACGGGGGATTTGTCACGCAATCGCCGCGTGGGCCTGTTGCTGGCCGAAGGGCTGGCCTTGCCGGACGTGCTGGCGCGTCTGGGGCATGTGGCCGAAGGCGTGTACAGCGCCAAGACGGTGGCCCAGCGCGCTGCCGCGCTGGGGGTGGACATGCCATTGACAGCAGCGGTGAACGCGGTGCTGGATGGGCGGGAAACGCCTCGGCAGGCGGTCGAGCGGCTGATGCGGCGGGATGCGCGGGCGGAGGCTACCCAAACCCGTTCTGCCGCCACGCCTCAAACACCGCCACCGCCACCGCATTGCTGA
- a CDS encoding tRNA (cytidine(34)-2'-O)-methyltransferase: MFRIVLVQPEIPPNTGNIIRLSANTGCALHLIEPLGFSMDDKLLQRAGLDYHEYATVRRHASWAAFIAAEQPAPERCFAFTTHGSRPHTDITWQPGDTLVFGRESAGLDPALRETFPLSQRVRLPMRPGQRSLNLSNAVAVAVFEAWRQNGFG; this comes from the coding sequence ATGTTCCGCATCGTCCTGGTTCAACCTGAAATCCCGCCGAACACCGGCAACATCATTCGGCTGTCGGCCAACACCGGCTGCGCCTTGCATCTGATCGAGCCCTTGGGCTTTTCGATGGATGACAAGCTGTTGCAGCGGGCGGGCCTCGACTATCACGAGTACGCCACCGTGCGGCGCCATGCGAGTTGGGCGGCGTTTATCGCCGCCGAGCAGCCGGCGCCAGAGCGCTGCTTTGCGTTCACCACCCACGGCAGCCGCCCACACACCGACATCACCTGGCAACCCGGCGACACGCTGGTGTTTGGCCGCGAAAGCGCCGGGCTCGATCCGGCCTTGCGCGAGACCTTCCCGCTGAGTCAGCGCGTGCGCCTGCCCATGCGGCCAGGGCAGCGCAGCCTCAACCTCAGCAATGCGGTGGCGGTGGCGGTGTTTGAGGCGTGGCGGCAGAACGGGTTTGGGTAG
- a CDS encoding ComF family protein, with protein MPAPTDPLHKARFRFGPWWRQGVDRVLAAWPGVCPVCDAWASGARCEPCRQRYAAPKARCPRCAVPWVGGGECPACQYQPPGPAATVAAVDYVEPWRTLIPALKFHGRLDHVPWLAALLVDAVRAAPPSPAGPVTRVTAVPLSDARLRERGFNQAGQIARHVARALDLPYDPEALLRWRSTGQQTALDRAQRLQNLGQAFMPHPLARARLQGQHVALVDDVLTTGATLRAAGQALLEGGARAVSWWVVARTPSPRELEDAAAPALGGDNAPHVPHRPGST; from the coding sequence ATGCCCGCTCCGACCGACCCACTCCACAAGGCCCGTTTCCGCTTCGGGCCTTGGTGGCGCCAGGGCGTGGACCGGGTGTTGGCCGCGTGGCCGGGGGTGTGTCCGGTGTGCGATGCCTGGGCCAGCGGTGCGCGCTGCGAACCCTGCCGGCAACGCTACGCCGCGCCAAAGGCCCGCTGCCCGCGCTGCGCTGTGCCATGGGTTGGGGGGGGCGAGTGCCCGGCGTGTCAATACCAACCGCCTGGGCCAGCGGCCACGGTGGCGGCGGTGGATTACGTTGAACCGTGGCGCACGCTGATTCCGGCGCTCAAATTCCACGGTCGTTTGGACCATGTGCCCTGGCTGGCCGCGCTGTTGGTGGATGCGGTGCGGGCCGCGCCACCGTCACCCGCCGGGCCGGTGACGCGGGTGACGGCGGTGCCCTTGTCCGACGCCCGCCTGCGTGAGCGGGGTTTCAACCAAGCCGGGCAGATCGCCCGCCACGTCGCCCGAGCGCTGGATTTGCCCTATGACCCCGAGGCGCTGCTGCGTTGGCGCAGCACGGGCCAACAAACCGCGTTGGATCGGGCGCAGCGTTTGCAAAACCTCGGGCAAGCTTTCATGCCGCACCCGCTGGCACGGGCGCGTTTGCAAGGTCAGCACGTTGCCTTGGTGGACGATGTGCTCACCACCGGCGCAACGCTGCGGGCTGCCGGCCAAGCGTTGTTGGAGGGCGGGGCGCGGGCGGTGTCGTGGTGGGTGGTGGCGCGCACGCCCAGCCCGCGAGAGTTGGAAGACGCAGCGGCCCCGGCGTTGGGCGGCGACAATGCGCCGCATGTTCCGCATCGTCCTGGTTCAACCTGA
- a CDS encoding SCO family protein, which yields MQHLLTRRHLLAVAGTAALSGCDKLGLGGTPQPAFKGLNITGADYARRLSLPDQNGQPRTLADFKGKVAVVFFGYTQCPDVCPTTLMELATVKRDLGAQGALVQPVFVSVDPERDTRELLKAYMANFGPDFLGLSGDAAQTQAVAKEFKIYYAKVPSKTSGNYTVDHTAGSYLFDKQGQVRVFSRYGSGAEALAHDLKLLLAEP from the coding sequence ATGCAACACCTTCTGACTCGACGCCACCTGCTCGCTGTGGCAGGCACCGCCGCCTTGAGCGGCTGCGACAAACTCGGCCTGGGCGGCACGCCGCAACCGGCTTTCAAGGGTTTGAACATCACCGGGGCCGACTACGCCCGCCGCCTCAGCCTGCCCGACCAAAACGGCCAGCCGCGCACTTTGGCGGATTTCAAAGGCAAGGTGGCGGTGGTGTTTTTCGGCTACACCCAATGCCCGGACGTGTGCCCGACGACCTTGATGGAGCTGGCCACGGTCAAACGTGATTTGGGCGCGCAAGGGGCGTTGGTGCAGCCGGTGTTTGTTTCCGTCGATCCCGAGCGGGACACACGCGAGTTGCTCAAAGCCTACATGGCGAACTTCGGCCCGGATTTTCTCGGGCTCTCGGGCGACGCGGCCCAAACCCAAGCCGTGGCCAAGGAATTCAAGATTTATTACGCCAAAGTGCCGAGCAAAACGAGCGGCAATTACACGGTGGATCACACCGCCGGCTCGTATTTGTTCGACAAACAAGGCCAGGTGCGGGTGTTTTCCCGCTACGGCAGCGGCGCCGAAGCGCTGGCGCATGACTTGAAGTTGTTGCTGGCAGAGCCGTGA
- the rpoH gene encoding RNA polymerase sigma factor RpoH — protein MNTHTPSSALTLRDPWALVPPVGNLDAYISAVNRLPMLTAEEEADLARKLRSQADVEAAGRLVLSHLRLVVSISRQYLGYGLPQSDLIQEGNVGLMKAVKRFDPDQGVRLVSYAMHWIKAEIHEYILKNWRMVKVATTKAQRKLFFNLRSMKQGLKGHAADHDTFRNTLTPDEVEVVARELNVKPEDVVEMETRLSGGDVALEPQTDDGEESYAPIAYLADDTHEPTRVIESRRRDALASHGVIQALESLDARSRRIVEERWLKVNDDNSGGMTLHELAAEYGVSAERIRQIEVAALKKMRKALETA, from the coding sequence ATGAACACACACACTCCCTCTTCTGCGCTGACGCTGCGTGACCCGTGGGCCCTGGTGCCGCCGGTTGGCAACTTGGATGCTTACATCAGCGCCGTCAACCGCCTGCCCATGCTGACGGCCGAGGAAGAAGCGGATCTGGCACGCAAGCTGCGCAGCCAGGCCGATGTGGAAGCTGCCGGGCGCTTGGTGTTGTCGCATCTGCGCTTGGTGGTGTCGATTTCGCGCCAATACCTGGGCTACGGCTTGCCGCAGAGCGATCTGATTCAAGAAGGCAACGTCGGGCTGATGAAAGCCGTCAAGCGCTTCGACCCGGATCAGGGCGTGCGCTTGGTGAGCTACGCCATGCACTGGATCAAGGCCGAGATCCACGAGTACATTTTGAAGAACTGGCGCATGGTCAAGGTCGCGACGACCAAGGCGCAGCGCAAGCTGTTCTTCAACCTGCGCTCGATGAAACAAGGTTTGAAGGGCCACGCCGCCGACCACGATACGTTCCGCAACACCCTGACCCCGGACGAAGTCGAGGTGGTGGCGCGTGAACTCAACGTCAAGCCGGAAGACGTGGTTGAAATGGAAACCCGTTTGTCGGGCGGGGACGTGGCACTGGAGCCGCAGACCGACGATGGCGAAGAAAGTTACGCCCCCATCGCCTATTTGGCCGACGACACGCACGAGCCGACCCGCGTGATCGAATCGCGCCGCCGCGATGCGTTGGCCAGCCACGGTGTGATCCAAGCACTGGAGTCGTTGGATGCGCGCAGCCGGCGCATCGTTGAAGAGCGCTGGCTCAAGGTCAACGATGACAACTCCGGCGGCATGACGCTGCACGAGTTGGCCGCCGAATACGGAGTCAGCGCCGAGCGCATCCGCCAAATCGAGGTGGCGGCGCTCAAAAAAATGCGCAAGGCGTTGGAAACGGCCTGA